TATTGAGAAGAACAAAGTGGGCAGGGTTGGGGATGAGTATATAAGGGGCTGCTGCTTGTGGGAAGGTTCTTCCTAGAACTCCTCAGTCTCTCTGGGATAGCACACCACCAGCACCTTTTGCAAAGCAGTCCATTCAGGACTCTGATGTGCAGTTATGAAAGCCCCTGTGTATTCTGTGGCCATGGAGGTCATTTAGCTAAGCACAGCGCACTAATAAGGAAATGAGTTATGAGTTTCCCAGCCAGCAAGTAGGTCAAACAGCACACGTGGAGGGGTGGTTTGGCAAAATATACTATTGAGGGAGCTGTGGAGAGGTgtcagaggagaagagagaggtctTGGCTTTGGAGTTTGTAATTTAACGAAGAGAGCACAAATAGACAAAATAACTAGAGCCAGGTATGATGTTCATTGTAAAGATCCAGTGGCCATATAGCCACCCCCCGCCTTTTTTCCTAAACAGTGTCAACATCAAATATTCCCTGAGGTCCTCAAACCACGTGTCCAGGTTTGGGTTCAGAAAATAcaatcccggggcgcctgggtggcacagcggttaagcgtctgccttcggttcagggcgtgatcctggcgttatgggatcaagccccacatcaggctcttccgctatgagcctgcttcttcctctcccactcccctgctttgtgttccctctctcactggctgtctctatctctgtcaaataaataaataaaatctttaaaaaaaaaaaaaagaaagaaaatacaatccCTGTATCTCAATGCGTATCATTGAGGACTCCTTTCTATGATTCCAATGTGCTCCCAGAATTCCCTCCCTGTTAGGAGTGTGGACTCAGTGTGTGATAGATGTGGGCTAATTTTCAGGTTCCTCGCTGACTCTTTTATGGTCCTGGGGAAGCACCTACCCTCTGGACACCCCGGTTTCTTCATCTTTAGAACAATCACATCACAGGGTCGTTGCTGTGATATTTTAAGGGCGGTTTTTAGCACAGGGCAGGGCCTCAGCTAGACCCTTCGCGTGGACACATAAAGGGgatctattttcttccttcaaggTGGTGGTTTTCCACCTGGGGCGATTTTGTTCCCCCAAAGGGCATTTGGGATGCCGGGAGGAATTTCTGGCCATcactgttgggggtggggggcttgtaGGTGCTAACCACTCCACAGTGGACAGCCTTCTCCTGCTCCGCCTGCATTATCTATGGTTTTGGAATTAGAAGCTGAAATGGGCCCATTAGAAGTTTTCATCTCTCTGGAGAGAGGGAAAATGTCCTGATCCTTAATGCCATTTTTACGCTGTGTCCTGTTGGGATGGCCTTGACGTCCTGGCCGCAGCTCCCTGCGAAAGGACGTGTCTCCCATCAGGGGCAACCTGGAGGAGTGTGACGTCCTTATCCATACACTTATCCCCAGTTAAAGACTCCTGCGTCCGCCGTGGGGAGAAGGGCCTGCGCCAAGGAGCGCAACCGAGAGAAGAGAGCCgcgctcctcccctccctccccagcaaagCGGGGCAGGGCCGTCTGTAGAACAAGGAAGGCTTTGGAGAAAGGCAGGGCTTTTATGGGGCTGCTACTAGGTTGCTTGGGGGCTGACTTAGTGAGGCAGCACACAGCCCAGCGGTGCACTGGAAACACCCCGATTATCGGAAGGCAGGGCACCAAGGAGGCGAGCGCTTGCTCGCTCCCCCAGGGCGGCGGGGCCAACCGGCTGGCCGTGAGGCTGGCACCCAGGTCCAGCCGCCCCCATGCTGACAGTGGCACAGAGTTTGAGGGCACACCACGGCAGGGGAGGGCAAGTTCGTCTTTCCCAGCCTCGGCCCTGGAGTGCATGCGAGTCGGGAAGCGCACTCCAGCTTCCCCCGGGCCGCGCCACCCCGGAATGCTACTGGGGACAGGCGGTCACCGCCGGCTTGGCCGTGGCCGCGTGGGCGGCGGGGGAGGTGGGGCCGCCCGTTGCCCGGTGCTCCGCCGCCCAGATCTGATTTCGGGACCGTGCCTGCGTGCTGAGTCAAACCCCGCGGCTGGACTGGGTCGGCCGCGGGGGCCGCCGAGCCCAGGTTAATGATTAATCTCTGACCGTCGGCCCCTGGCAGCTCTGGAGAGGGCGCTTCGGGAGAGTGGGTAGGGGCCCGCAAGTGGCAGGCAGCCGTGAGGGTGGGCGGAGGGCTGCCCGGCAGGGAGCGCTGGGGGCTAGGAGGAGAAGGACCGGTGCTAGGAGGGAGGGGGTGCTGCAGGAGTCACTCCCTGCGCGGGGAGATTAGAACCTCCTTCCTCCACTCTCTCCCCGCCTCACgcctacacacacaccccaaactcCACCCCCAGGCGCCTCCCAGGCCCCTGCTAGGTTGGGCTACTCCAGGAAGTTTCCATGAAAGCACCAGAAATACTAAGTTACTTTTTCCAGGTGACTGCGAGCCAGAACGCCCCGGGCCCACCTTGGTGAGTTGCAGCCCCGAACTCTGGGCTCTGCTGGGAGGAGGACGGGAAGTTGAAAAGGTCTTGGGACCTGGTGGCGTGGCTTTCATCCTCATGGCTTCCCACCGGGCACCCAGCAGTGAGTGCTTCTCTGTCATCGATCACACCCATGTCCCCGAGTTCGAGGTGGCCACCTGGATCAAAATCACCCTCATCCTGGTGTACCTGGCCATCTTCGTGGTGGGCATTCTGGGGAACAGCGTCACCATTCGGGTCACCCAGGTGCTGCAGAAGAAAGGCTACTTGCAGAAGGAGGTGACGGATCACATGGTGAGCCTGGCTTGCTCGGACATCTTGGTCTTCCTCATTGGCATGCCCATGGAGTTCTACAGCATCATCTGGAACCCCCTGACCACGCCCAGCTATGCCCTGTCCTGTAAGATTCACACCTTCCTCTTCGAGGCCTGCAGCTACGCCACGCTGCTGCATGTGCTGACGCTCAGCTTTGAGCGCTATGTCGCCATCTGCCACCCCTTCAGGTATAAGGCCGTGTCGGGGCCCTGCCAGGTGAAGCTGCTGATCGGCTTTGTCTGGGTCACCTCGGCCCTGGTGGCGTTGCCTTTGCTTTTTGCCATGGGAGTTGAGTACCCCCTGGTGAACGTGCCCAACCACCGGGGGCTCTCCTGCAACCGCTCCCAAACGCGCCACCACGAGCAGCCCGAGACCTCCAACATGTCCATCTGTACCAACCTTTCCAGCCGCTGGACCGTGTTCCAGTCCAGCATCTTCAGCGCCTTCATTCTCTACCTCCTGGTCCTGGTCTCCGTGGCCTTCATGTGCTGGAACATGATGCAGGTGCTCCTGAGAAGCGGCCAGGGCACGCTGGCCGGGAAGGGAAGGCAGCCGCAGCTGAAGAAGTCAGAGAGCGAGGAGAGCAGGACAGCTAGGAGGCAGACCATTATCTTCCTGAGTGAGTCCCGGGTGGAGGGCCTCCTCGGGgctggcttcccctcccccaccccgccggctccccctcccccaccgcgcCACCGCGCCACCGCCTACGCGCCGCCTAACCACAGTCTTGCCCTAAAGGTGTACGCTTCCTTTGCCGAGACTGAGGAGCATTGATCTGAATGTTGCTTTTCTGTGCTTTGGGAACCTGGGTTACAGTGAGAAGAGCACTAGACTGGGAGTCAGCGTCTGGGTGCGTTCCAGAACAACAGCGCTGTGACTCTGGCAAGTTCAAAATATCTTGAGTAAAACGGAGTTCAATATACTGAGAAATGTGAGGGTCGGATTaggcggggggaaggggggaggtgaAAGTCCTCTGAGAAGGACCAAGTTCTGTGGAGATCAAAGGGAACATTCTTCTCCAGCCCGTCTTTACCCTGGAGAACCTTCCTCTGGCAATTCgattttgttcccatttttctCCTTGGGAGAAGCAAGGNccccccccccccccagcagtgACCTACCCAAGTCTTAAGAAACTGGAGCTCTCAGACATGCACTCCTCAGGGTAGAGCTTGAGTTTCCGCTGTGGTGGCTCTGTTCCTTATTGGAACCGGAAACATGGCAGGGACTGCCCGCCTATTTGATCCAGACAATCTGGTGTCCCAGATTCCTGGGACTTGATTGATCATCCAACATACTCAATTCCGTGCAGAGAAAGCTGTTTGTTTGCCAGACTCTCCTGGTGCAAATATTTAAAGTCAGGTCTTTCTGTGTGTCAGGGAAGAAGGAGCCCACGGTCCACAAGGCCCTTTCCAGTGTGGcatcaggaaaaggaagaaatcatggTGCTGTTTGTTTTGGTGTGAGAAACCTGAGTAACAGCTTTCAGGGCCAGGGGACTGacatgaagaaaaatttgaaggCACTTGAAGAGGGGTGGAAAGAACCTGGTcttgtcccagctctgcccctggcTTCTGCTGTGACCGCACAGCTGACTTGACCTTTTGGGGCCTGT
This window of the Ailuropoda melanoleuca isolate Jingjing chromosome 2, ASM200744v2, whole genome shotgun sequence genome carries:
- the GPR39 gene encoding G-protein coupled receptor 39, encoding MASHRAPSSECFSVIDHTHVPEFEVATWIKITLILVYLAIFVVGILGNSVTIRVTQVLQKKGYLQKEVTDHMVSLACSDILVFLIGMPMEFYSIIWNPLTTPSYALSCKIHTFLFEACSYATLLHVLTLSFERYVAICHPFRYKAVSGPCQVKLLIGFVWVTSALVALPLLFAMGVEYPLVNVPNHRGLSCNRSQTRHHEQPETSNMSICTNLSSRWTVFQSSIFSAFILYLLVLVSVAFMCWNMMQVLLRSGQGTLAGKGRQPQLKKSESEESRTARRQTIIFLRLIVVTLAVCWMPNQVRRIMAAAKPKHDWTKTYFRAYMILLPFSDTFFYLSSVLNPLLYNVSSQQFRRVFGQVLRCHLTLPHANHSKHLRAHATSTAASTRSARRPLIFMASRSSSSARSHKVFLSTFQSEAKPESMPQQRSLESLEASSEVKPPPSAAGNGLQEREV